From the genome of Lotus japonicus ecotype B-129 chromosome 6, LjGifu_v1.2, one region includes:
- the LOC130723879 gene encoding protein FAR1-RELATED SEQUENCE 5-like: MTDSFFFGESQLIEAGFHNGQPEEATTEVPPPAFVPPCISIDVSHLFATDQIFPTRDDLINWVHGIAIENGYVTLITKSDYGGNGSRKAYVMLGCEKHGKYVPYRDPDLVEGTRSQKTGCPFRLKGRPRKNGIDRDWRLKVMEGIHNHEPARSLLGHNFVGRLKPGEKEQVGKMTRSWVPPRKMLLTLKENNPSNLTTISQIYGVCKRLRKSLRGGLTEMQHLLKKLDGDKYVHFERHEPGSEVIRDVFWAHPNAIKLFNTFPYVVIMDCTYKTNKYAIPLLEIVGLTSTDKTYSIAFCYIVNEGTDDYVWALECMKSLLADQAMLPKVIVTDRDLALLSAAKQSLPNTTHLLCLWHINKCVLAKCKLYVGTDDFAELVMMKWAEVVDAATVEEFEVKWMQLFNMCKWAESCHLQPPHHQSPVISNHPIIRVLSFSSTK, translated from the exons atgacagattcatttttctttggtgagtcacaattgattgaagctggatttcacaatggtcaacctgaagaggccactacagaggtgccaccaccagcatttgtgcccccgtgtataagtatagatgtctcgcatttatttgcaactgatcag attttccctacccgtgatgatcttatcaattgggttcatggaattgcgattgaaaatggatatgttacgttgatcacaaagtcagattatggtgggaatggaagcagaaaagcttatgtcatgttggggtgcgagaagcatggtaaatatgttccttatagagaccctgaccttgttgaagggacgagatcacaaaagacaggttgtccttttagactaaaaggacgacctaggaaaaatggcatagatagagattggcggctaaaggtgatggaaggtatacacaaccatgaaccagctaggtcactacttgggcacaattttgttggtcgtctaaaacccggagagaaggagcaagtgggaaaaatgacaaggagttgggttccaccgagaaagatgttgttgactttgaaggaaaacaatccttcaaacttgactaccatatctcagatttatggtgtttgcaagaggttaagaaaatccctccgcgggggattgacagaaatgcaacacttgttgaagaagttggacggtgacaagtatgtccactttgaaagacatgagcctggatcggaagtcattagggatgtattttgggctcatccaaatgctatcaaactgttcaacacatttccatatgtagtgattatggattgcacatacaagacaaacaaatatgcaattcccttgcttgagattgttggactgacttccacagataagacatactccatagccttttgctacattgttaatgagggcacagatgactacgtttgggcactggagtgtatgaagtctctattagctgatcaagccatgttgcctaaggtgattgttactgacagggatcttgccttattgagtgctgctaagcaaagccttcctaacactacacatttattatgcttgtggcacatcaacaagtgtgttttggcaaagtgcaaactctatgttggcacagatgattttgctgagttggttatgatgaagtgggcagaggtggtggatgctgcaacagttgaagaatttgaagtgaaatggatgcaattgtttaatatgtgcaagtgggcagagtcctgtcatttacaaccaccccatcatcagagtcctgtcatttccaaccaccccatcatcagagtcttgtcattttcatccacTAAATGA
- the LOC130726710 gene encoding serine/threonine-protein phosphatase 7 long form homolog isoform X2 — protein MKNRKRSHASSEDVGATEDRHRRLHASSRRGDHAATSQAVEASAPVVSPPSPMIEVPLVDYPPSPTVEIPTVVSPPSPMVESSGEESSGEESSGEESSGEESSGEESSGEASSGMGGSDEDSIPPPTVDADVLPPEQGEQGAQGGEEDLIQRLPPFPGGPVELSLLTHYADHKAPWAWHALLRTDERYVDRRQLKVATAGGKVWNLACDGDSDSHRRVRELIEQTGLHQLPYCSYPVTDAGLILALVERWHEETSSFHMPFGEMTITLDDVSALLHLPMGSRFYTPGRGERDECAALCAQLMGGSVGIYEAEFDTNRSQTIRFGVLQTRYEAALAEHRYEDAARIWLVNQLGATLFASKSGGYHTTVYWIGMLEDLGRVCEYAWGAIALATLYDQLSRASRRGTAQMGGFTSLLLG, from the exons atgaagaacagaaagaggtctcatgcttctagtgaggatgtcggggctactgaggatagacaccggcggttacatgcttctagccggcgcggcgatcatgctgcaacctctcaggcggtggaggcttcagctccagttgtttctccgccgtctcccatgattgaggttcctctggttgattatccgccgtctcccacggttgagatacctacagttgtttctccgccctctcccatggttgagtcatcaggcgaggagtcctcaggcgaggagtcctcaggcgaggagtcctcaggcgaggagtcttccggcgaggagtcatcaggcgaggcctcatccggcatgggaggatctgacgaggatagtattcctccgcctactgttgatgctgatgtcctgccgccagagcagggggagcagggggcacagggtggcgaggaggacctgatccagaggttgccgccgtttccgggggggcctgttgagctatcgctcctcacccattatgctgatcacaaggctccctgggcgtggcatgcactcctacgcacagacgagcggtatgtggaccgtcgacagttgaaggtggccacagctggggggaaggtttggaaccttgcttgtgatggtgattcagacagtcacaggcgggttcgagagttgattgagcagacgggtcttcatcagctaccatattgcagctacccggtgacagatgcaggccttattttggcccttgtggagcgatggcatgaggagactagtagcttccacatgccgttcggggagatgactatcaccttggacgacgtgtcggctcttctccatctccccatggggtcgaggttctatacgcctgggaggggggagagggacgagtgtgcagcgctctgtgctcagttgatgggaggatctgttggtatttatgaggctgagtttgatacgaataggtcccagactattcgctttggggtcttgcagacccggtatgaggctgcgttggcgg agcaccgatatgaggacgctgcacggatttggctggtgaaccagctaggcgccacgctctttgctagcaagagcggaggctaccatacgaccgtctactggatagggatgttggaggatcttggtcgagtgtgcgagtacgcgtggggcgcgattgcgctcgctacgctatacgaccagcttagtcgagcgtccaggagggggacggcccagatgggaggttttacctcgctcctgctaggatag
- the LOC130726710 gene encoding serine/threonine-protein phosphatase 7 long form homolog isoform X1, whose amino-acid sequence MFLSMAEMVYIVNVCSEYIVRMKNRKRSHASSEDVGATEDRHRRLHASSRRGDHAATSQAVEASAPVVSPPSPMIEVPLVDYPPSPTVEIPTVVSPPSPMVESSGEESSGEESSGEESSGEESSGEESSGEASSGMGGSDEDSIPPPTVDADVLPPEQGEQGAQGGEEDLIQRLPPFPGGPVELSLLTHYADHKAPWAWHALLRTDERYVDRRQLKVATAGGKVWNLACDGDSDSHRRVRELIEQTGLHQLPYCSYPVTDAGLILALVERWHEETSSFHMPFGEMTITLDDVSALLHLPMGSRFYTPGRGERDECAALCAQLMGGSVGIYEAEFDTNRSQTIRFGVLQTRYEAALAEHRYEDAARIWLVNQLGATLFASKSGGYHTTVYWIGMLEDLGRVCEYAWGAIALATLYDQLSRASRRGTAQMGGFTSLLLG is encoded by the exons atgtttctgtctatggctgaaatggtatatatagtgaatgtttgctctgaatatatagtgagaatgaagaacagaaagaggtctcatgcttctagtgaggatgtcggggctactgaggatagacaccggcggttacatgcttctagccggcgcggcgatcatgctgcaacctctcaggcggtggaggcttcagctccagttgtttctccgccgtctcccatgattgaggttcctctggttgattatccgccgtctcccacggttgagatacctacagttgtttctccgccctctcccatggttgagtcatcaggcgaggagtcctcaggcgaggagtcctcaggcgaggagtcctcaggcgaggagtcttccggcgaggagtcatcaggcgaggcctcatccggcatgggaggatctgacgaggatagtattcctccgcctactgttgatgctgatgtcctgccgccagagcagggggagcagggggcacagggtggcgaggaggacctgatccagaggttgccgccgtttccgggggggcctgttgagctatcgctcctcacccattatgctgatcacaaggctccctgggcgtggcatgcactcctacgcacagacgagcggtatgtggaccgtcgacagttgaaggtggccacagctggggggaaggtttggaaccttgcttgtgatggtgattcagacagtcacaggcgggttcgagagttgattgagcagacgggtcttcatcagctaccatattgcagctacccggtgacagatgcaggccttattttggcccttgtggagcgatggcatgaggagactagtagcttccacatgccgttcggggagatgactatcaccttggacgacgtgtcggctcttctccatctccccatggggtcgaggttctatacgcctgggaggggggagagggacgagtgtgcagcgctctgtgctcagttgatgggaggatctgttggtatttatgaggctgagtttgatacgaataggtcccagactattcgctttggggtcttgcagacccggtatgaggctgcgttggcgg agcaccgatatgaggacgctgcacggatttggctggtgaaccagctaggcgccacgctctttgctagcaagagcggaggctaccatacgaccgtctactggatagggatgttggaggatcttggtcgagtgtgcgagtacgcgtggggcgcgattgcgctcgctacgctatacgaccagcttagtcgagcgtccaggagggggacggcccagatgggaggttttacctcgctcctgctaggatag